From Streptomyces sp. Edi4, one genomic window encodes:
- a CDS encoding citrate synthase, translating into MTEQARLTTREAAQRLGVKPETVYAYVSRGQLSSERAPGGRGSTFDAREVDALARRGNRREPSAAGATGGELSFPTALTLIDKDRYFFRGVDAVELATAYGFEEVAEWVWTGELTRGARFTAPPPFLEAARRAAGALPAHSGAMDRLRVAAVAVSAADPLRFDLDPSAVLGCGRMLIPTLVGALPKAARTESDADDTDDTDDGDDGGRLAGRLWRRLTPQVPDAASIGLLDTALALLIDHDLAASTLAARVAASARAHPYAVVSAGLGALEGPLHGAASGLAHRTLAEVLERGGAAPVVADHLRSGRRVPGLGHRLYTGEDPRATALFALLDAIPRAADALAAARDVVDTTARHTALYANVDLALAVMSVAFGMPAEAGETVFAVARTAGWIAHALEEYAERPLRMRPSGHYTGPRPPRPLPLQGPSTGRPGAAASQ; encoded by the coding sequence ATGACGGAACAGGCACGGCTCACCACCCGCGAGGCGGCCCAGCGGCTCGGCGTGAAGCCCGAGACGGTCTACGCGTACGTCAGCCGGGGGCAGCTGAGCAGTGAGCGCGCGCCCGGCGGCCGGGGCTCCACCTTCGACGCGCGGGAGGTCGACGCGCTGGCCCGGCGCGGCAACCGCCGCGAGCCGTCCGCCGCCGGCGCCACGGGCGGCGAGCTGAGCTTCCCCACCGCCCTGACCCTGATCGACAAGGACCGCTACTTCTTCCGCGGCGTCGACGCCGTCGAACTCGCCACGGCCTACGGCTTCGAGGAGGTCGCGGAGTGGGTGTGGACCGGGGAGCTGACGCGCGGCGCCCGCTTCACCGCGCCGCCACCCTTCCTCGAAGCGGCCCGGCGCGCCGCCGGTGCGCTGCCCGCGCACAGCGGCGCCATGGACCGGCTGCGGGTCGCCGCGGTCGCCGTCTCCGCCGCCGACCCACTGCGTTTCGACCTCGACCCCTCGGCCGTCCTCGGCTGCGGCCGGATGCTGATCCCGACCCTGGTCGGCGCGCTGCCGAAGGCGGCCAGGACCGAAAGCGACGCGGACGACACGGACGACACGGACGACGGGGACGACGGGGGCCGCCTCGCCGGGCGGCTGTGGCGGCGCCTTACCCCGCAGGTACCTGACGCGGCGTCAATTGGCTTGCTGGACACGGCACTCGCGCTGCTCATCGACCACGACCTCGCGGCCTCCACGCTCGCCGCCCGGGTCGCCGCGTCCGCCCGAGCCCACCCCTACGCCGTGGTCTCGGCCGGGCTCGGCGCGCTGGAGGGGCCGCTGCACGGCGCGGCGAGCGGCCTGGCCCACCGCACCCTGGCCGAGGTGCTCGAGCGCGGCGGCGCGGCCCCGGTCGTCGCCGACCATCTGCGCTCGGGGCGGCGCGTACCCGGCCTCGGACACCGGCTGTACACCGGCGAAGACCCGCGCGCCACCGCCCTGTTCGCGCTGCTCGACGCCATCCCGCGGGCGGCGGACGCGCTGGCGGCGGCGCGCGACGTGGTGGACACGACAGCCCGGCACACCGCCCTGTACGCCAACGTCGATCTCGCGCTCGCCGTCATGAGCGTCGCCTTCGGCATGCCGGCGGAGGCCGGCGAGACCGTGTTCGCGGTGGCCCGCACCGCCGGCTGGATCGCGCACGCCCTGGAGGAGTACGCGGAGCGGCCCCTGCGGATGCGCCCCAGCGGCCACTACACCGGCCCCCGCCCGCCACGGCCCCTCCCCCTCCAGGGGCCGTCCACGGGCCGCCCGGGCGCTGCGGCGAGCCAGTAA
- a CDS encoding pitrilysin family protein, which produces MGHTATAQAGSGGLTATEHRLANGLRVVLSEDHLTPVAAVCLWYDVGSRHEVKGRTGLAHLFEHLMFQGSQQVHGNGHFELVQGAGGSLNGTTSFERTNYFETMPAHQVELALWLEADRMGSLLAALDEESMENQRDVVKNERRQRYDNVPYGTAFEKLTALAYPEGHPYHHTPIGSMADLDAATLDDARAFFRTYYAPNNAVLSVVGDIDPEQTLAWVEKYFGSIPSHDGKQPPRDGSLPATMGGQLREVVVEDVPARALMAAYRLPHDGTREADAADLALTVLGGGESSRLHNRLVRRDRTAVAAGFGLLRLAGAPSLGWLDVKTSGGVEVPDIEAAVDEELARFAEEGPTDEEMERAQAQLEREWLDRLGTVAGRADELCRFAVLFGDPQLALSAVDRVLEITAAEVKAVAAATLRPDNRAVLVYEPTGAPEAGNDEEEEAGQ; this is translated from the coding sequence ATGGGTCACACGGCCACAGCCCAGGCCGGCTCCGGCGGTCTGACAGCGACGGAGCACCGACTGGCCAACGGCCTGCGCGTGGTGCTCTCCGAGGACCACCTGACCCCGGTCGCGGCGGTGTGCCTCTGGTACGACGTCGGCTCGCGCCACGAGGTCAAGGGCCGTACCGGTCTCGCCCACCTCTTCGAGCACCTCATGTTCCAGGGCTCCCAGCAGGTCCACGGCAACGGCCACTTCGAACTGGTGCAGGGCGCCGGCGGCTCCCTGAACGGCACCACCAGCTTCGAGCGCACCAACTACTTCGAGACCATGCCCGCCCACCAGGTGGAGCTCGCGCTCTGGCTCGAGGCCGACCGCATGGGCTCGCTGCTCGCCGCCCTCGACGAGGAGTCGATGGAAAACCAGCGCGACGTCGTCAAGAACGAGCGCCGCCAGCGCTACGACAACGTGCCCTACGGCACCGCCTTCGAGAAGCTGACCGCGCTGGCCTACCCCGAGGGCCACCCCTACCACCACACCCCGATCGGCTCCATGGCCGACCTGGACGCGGCGACCCTGGATGACGCGCGCGCGTTCTTCCGCACCTACTACGCGCCCAACAACGCGGTGCTCTCGGTGGTCGGCGACATCGACCCCGAGCAGACGCTGGCCTGGGTGGAGAAGTACTTCGGCTCCATCCCCTCCCACGACGGCAAGCAGCCCCCGCGCGACGGATCGCTTCCCGCCACCATGGGCGGGCAACTGCGCGAGGTCGTCGTCGAGGACGTCCCGGCGCGCGCCCTGATGGCCGCCTACCGGCTGCCCCACGACGGCACCCGCGAGGCCGACGCCGCCGACCTGGCGCTGACCGTCCTCGGCGGCGGCGAGTCCTCGCGCCTGCACAACCGTCTGGTGCGGCGCGACCGGACGGCGGTCGCGGCGGGCTTCGGCCTGCTGCGGCTGGCCGGCGCGCCCTCGCTCGGCTGGCTCGACGTCAAGACCTCCGGCGGTGTCGAGGTCCCCGACATCGAGGCCGCCGTCGACGAGGAGCTGGCGCGGTTCGCCGAAGAGGGCCCCACGGACGAGGAGATGGAGCGCGCCCAGGCCCAGTTGGAGCGCGAATGGCTCGACCGGCTCGGCACCGTCGCGGGCCGCGCCGACGAACTGTGCCGCTTCGCGGTCCTTTTCGGCGACCCGCAGCTCGCCCTGAGCGCGGTCGACCGCGTCCTGGAGATCACCGCGGCCGAGGTCAAGGCGGTCGCGGCCGCGACGCTGCGCCCCGACAACCGGGCGGTCCTGGTGTACGAGCCCACCGGGGCACCCGAGGCAGGCAACGACGAGGAAGAAGAGGCGGGCCAGTGA
- a CDS encoding citrate synthase, whose product MAGTVTAPAAAPRGLAGVVVTDTELGDVRGREGFYHYRQYSAVELAGARTFEDVWYLMFHGELPGAGARAAFAARTAGLRHLPDGVREALPGIARTGARSGPLAGLRTALSLLGAARGFKPVYDLDPRERAEDALAACAAVPTLLTALHRLGQGREPVEPRDDLPYAANYLYMLTGCEAEPERVRAVEQYLISTIDHGFNASTFTARVVASTGADVAASLVAAVGALSGPLHGGAPSRALDTLDAIGTPDRIDGWIRERVLAGDRIMGFGHPVYRTEDPRSRMLRGIAQSFGGQLVDFAVEVERQVEAILAELKPGRELHTNVEFYAGVVMELCGLPREMFTPTFCAARVVGWSANILEQSADSKIIRPAARYVGPPPPQPVPAA is encoded by the coding sequence ATGGCCGGCACCGTCACCGCCCCCGCCGCGGCACCCCGCGGGCTCGCGGGCGTCGTCGTCACGGACACCGAACTCGGCGACGTCCGAGGCCGCGAGGGGTTCTACCACTACCGCCAGTACTCGGCCGTGGAGCTCGCGGGAGCCCGCACGTTCGAGGACGTCTGGTACCTGATGTTCCACGGCGAGCTGCCCGGCGCCGGGGCCCGCGCCGCCTTCGCCGCCCGCACGGCGGGGCTGCGCCACCTGCCCGACGGCGTACGGGAGGCGCTGCCGGGGATCGCCCGCACCGGAGCCCGTTCGGGGCCGCTGGCCGGACTGCGCACCGCGCTCTCCCTGCTCGGCGCGGCCAGGGGCTTCAAGCCGGTGTACGACCTGGACCCGCGCGAACGCGCCGAGGACGCGCTCGCCGCCTGCGCCGCCGTCCCCACCCTGCTCACCGCGCTGCACCGGCTCGGCCAGGGACGTGAGCCGGTCGAGCCCCGCGACGATCTCCCCTACGCCGCCAACTACCTCTACATGCTGACCGGTTGTGAGGCCGAGCCCGAGCGGGTCCGCGCCGTGGAGCAGTACCTCATCTCGACGATCGACCACGGCTTCAACGCCTCCACCTTCACCGCCCGCGTCGTCGCCTCCACCGGCGCCGATGTCGCGGCGAGCCTGGTCGCCGCGGTCGGCGCGCTCTCGGGCCCCCTGCACGGCGGCGCGCCCAGCCGCGCCCTCGACACCCTGGACGCGATCGGCACCCCCGACCGCATCGACGGCTGGATCCGCGAACGCGTCCTGGCCGGTGACCGGATCATGGGCTTCGGGCACCCCGTCTACCGCACCGAGGACCCCCGCTCCCGCATGCTGCGCGGCATCGCGCAGAGCTTCGGCGGACAGCTGGTCGACTTCGCCGTCGAGGTGGAGCGCCAGGTCGAGGCGATCCTGGCCGAACTCAAGCCGGGCCGTGAGCTGCACACCAATGTGGAGTTCTACGCCGGTGTGGTCATGGAACTGTGCGGCCTGCCCCGCGAGATGTTCACGCCCACCTTCTGTGCCGCCCGGGTCGTGGGCTGGAGCGCCAACATTCTCGAGCAGTCGGCGGATTCGAAGATCATCCGCCCGGCGGCGCGCTATGTGGGGCCGCCCCCGCCGCAGCCCGTCCCCGCTGCCTGA
- a CDS encoding DNA topoisomerase IV subunit A, protein MARRSTKTPPPPDDFEERILDIDVVDEMQGSFLEYAYSVIYSRALPDARDGMKPVQRRIVYQMNEMGLRPDRGYVKCARVVGEVMGKLHPHGDASIYDALVRMAQPFSMRLPLVQGHGNFGSLGNDDPPAAMRYTECKMADATSLMTESIDEDTVDFTSNYDGQEREPVALPAAYPNLLVNGSSGIAVGMATNMPPHNLGEVIAAARHLIRHPQADLEALMRFVPGPDLPTGGRIVGLQGIKDAYASGRGTFKIRATASVENVTARRKGLVVTELPFTVGPEKVISKIKDLVGSKKLQGIADVKDLTDRSHGLRLVIEVKNGFVPEAVLEQLYKLTPMEESFGINNVALVDGQPLTLGLKELLEVYLDHRFDVVRRRSEFRRTKRRDRLHLVEGLLVALVDIDEVIRIIRSSDNSAQAKERLIEHFSLSEIQTQYILDTPLRRLTRFDRIELESERDRLSGEIDELTGILDSDGELRKLVSAELAAVAKKFSTDRRTVLLESAGSTVAAVPLEVADDPCRVLLSSTGLLARTAGAEPFTPGEDDKRVKHDVIVSSVPATQRGDVGVVTSSGRLLRLAVIDLPRLPDTASAPNLSGGAPVSEFLSSLDPDETVVCLTTLDESSPGLAIGTEQGVVKRVVPDYPANKDELEVITLKDGDRIVGAAELRTGEEDLVFITDDAQLLRFQAQQVRPQGRPAGGMAGIKLADGAKVISFTAVDPGGDGAVFTVAGSGATLLGDAAVSAKLTPFDQYPRKGRATGGVRCQRFLKGEDKLVLAWAGPAPARAAQSNGTPAQLPEPDPRRDGSGTPLPSPVAVLSGPIA, encoded by the coding sequence ATGGCCCGCCGCAGCACGAAGACCCCGCCGCCGCCCGACGACTTCGAGGAGCGGATCCTCGACATCGACGTCGTCGACGAGATGCAGGGCTCCTTCCTCGAGTACGCGTACTCCGTGATCTACTCGCGGGCCCTGCCGGACGCGCGGGACGGCATGAAACCCGTCCAGCGCCGCATCGTCTACCAGATGAACGAGATGGGCCTGCGCCCCGACCGGGGCTATGTGAAGTGCGCCCGCGTCGTCGGCGAGGTGATGGGCAAGCTGCACCCGCACGGTGACGCCTCCATCTACGACGCCCTGGTGCGCATGGCGCAGCCGTTCTCCATGCGCCTTCCGCTGGTCCAGGGCCACGGCAACTTCGGATCGCTCGGCAACGACGACCCGCCGGCCGCCATGCGGTACACCGAGTGCAAGATGGCCGACGCCACGTCGCTGATGACGGAGTCGATCGACGAGGACACCGTCGACTTCACGTCGAACTACGACGGCCAGGAGCGGGAGCCGGTCGCCCTGCCGGCCGCCTATCCGAACCTGCTTGTCAACGGCTCGTCCGGGATCGCGGTCGGCATGGCCACCAATATGCCGCCGCACAACCTGGGCGAGGTCATCGCCGCCGCCCGCCATCTGATCCGCCATCCGCAGGCGGATCTGGAGGCGCTGATGCGCTTCGTGCCGGGCCCCGACCTGCCGACCGGCGGCCGGATCGTGGGTTTGCAGGGCATCAAGGACGCCTACGCCTCGGGGCGCGGCACCTTCAAGATCCGGGCCACGGCGTCGGTGGAGAACGTGACGGCGCGCCGCAAGGGCCTGGTCGTCACCGAGCTGCCCTTCACGGTCGGCCCGGAGAAGGTCATCTCCAAGATCAAGGACCTGGTCGGCTCGAAGAAGCTCCAGGGCATCGCCGACGTGAAGGACCTCACCGACCGTTCGCACGGTCTGCGCCTGGTCATCGAGGTCAAGAACGGCTTCGTCCCCGAGGCCGTCCTGGAGCAGCTGTACAAGCTGACGCCGATGGAGGAGTCCTTCGGCATCAACAACGTGGCCCTGGTGGACGGCCAGCCGCTCACCCTCGGCCTCAAGGAGCTCCTTGAGGTCTACCTCGACCACCGCTTCGACGTGGTGCGCCGGCGCAGCGAGTTCCGCCGCACCAAGCGCCGCGACCGGCTGCACCTGGTCGAGGGCCTGCTCGTGGCCCTGGTCGACATCGACGAGGTCATCAGGATCATTCGGTCGAGTGACAACTCGGCGCAGGCCAAGGAACGGCTGATCGAGCACTTCTCGCTCAGCGAGATCCAGACGCAGTACATCCTGGACACCCCGCTGCGCCGGCTCACCAGGTTCGACCGCATCGAGCTGGAGAGCGAGCGCGACCGCCTGAGCGGCGAGATCGACGAACTGACCGGGATCCTGGACTCCGACGGCGAGCTGCGCAAGCTGGTCTCGGCCGAACTGGCGGCGGTGGCAAAGAAGTTCAGCACCGACCGGCGCACGGTCCTGCTCGAATCGGCGGGCTCAACCGTGGCGGCCGTCCCCCTCGAAGTCGCGGACGACCCGTGCCGGGTGCTGCTGTCCTCGACGGGCCTGCTGGCGCGCACCGCGGGCGCCGAGCCGTTCACACCCGGCGAGGACGACAAGCGCGTCAAGCACGACGTGATCGTCTCGTCCGTGCCGGCCACCCAGCGCGGCGACGTGGGCGTGGTGACGTCCAGCGGGCGGCTGCTGCGCCTCGCGGTGATCGACCTGCCCCGGCTCCCGGACACGGCGTCCGCCCCCAACCTCTCGGGCGGCGCCCCCGTCTCGGAGTTCCTGTCCTCGCTGGACCCCGACGAGACGGTGGTGTGCCTCACCACCCTCGACGAGTCCTCACCGGGTCTGGCCATCGGCACCGAGCAGGGCGTCGTCAAGCGTGTGGTGCCCGACTACCCGGCCAACAAGGACGAGTTGGAGGTCATCACCCTCAAGGACGGTGACCGGATCGTGGGCGCGGCCGAGCTGCGCACCGGCGAGGAGGACCTGGTCTTCATCACCGACGACGCCCAGCTCCTGCGCTTCCAGGCCCAGCAGGTGCGCCCCCAGGGCCGGCCCGCCGGCGGTATGGCCGGCATCAAGCTGGCCGACGGCGCCAAGGTCATCTCGTTCACGGCGGTCGACCCGGGCGGGGACGGGGCGGTGTTCACGGTCGCGGGCTCGGGCGCCACCCTGCTCGGCGACGCGGCGGTCTCCGCCAAGCTGACGCCCTTCGACCAGTACCCGCGCAAGGGCCGGGCCACCGGCGGGGTGCGCTGTCAGCGCTTCCTCAAGGGCGAGGACAAGCTGGTGCTGGCCTGGGCGGGACCAGCTCCGGCGCGCGCGGCCCAGAGCAACGGCACCCCGGCCCAGCTCCCCGAGCCCGACCCGCGCCGTGACGGTTCGGGCACGCCGCTGCCCTCGCCGGTCGCGGTCCTTTCGGGCCCCATCGCGTAG
- a CDS encoding FAD-dependent monooxygenase, with protein sequence MHNRNVLISGASVAGLTLAYWLQRAGFRPTVVERAPGLRKGGQAIDIRGCALQVMDRMNLLDKVRSVTTGMRGMSVVDGDGVELSRSTEETFTGGVIDNDDVELMRDDLTTLLFDVSRYGTEFLFDDVITAIAQDDDGVEVRFRHERPRRFGLVIGADGLHSGVRRLVFGPESSHLRFLGSYLAIFSVDNFLALDHWQTFHMTPQELVGVYSTRDNTEARAILLFHSPELDIDHRDPVRHRALVADRFAGVGWETPRLLERMGSAPDFYFDSMSQVRLDHWSKGRVTLVGDAGYCPSPRSGQGTSLALAGAYVLAGELGNRPHDHRGAFARYELLTRDYVHRNQRLAQNRSGDSRPSPVELARAANSLTLPAYPCRG encoded by the coding sequence ATGCACAACAGGAACGTCTTGATCTCCGGGGCCAGTGTGGCAGGGCTGACGCTGGCCTACTGGTTGCAGCGGGCCGGGTTCCGGCCGACCGTGGTGGAGCGGGCTCCGGGTCTGCGCAAGGGCGGGCAGGCCATCGACATCCGGGGTTGCGCCTTACAGGTCATGGACCGGATGAACCTTCTCGACAAGGTCCGGTCCGTGACGACCGGCATGCGCGGCATGTCGGTGGTGGACGGCGACGGCGTGGAACTGTCGCGCTCCACCGAGGAAACCTTCACGGGCGGGGTGATTGACAACGACGACGTCGAGCTGATGCGGGACGATCTGACCACGCTGCTGTTCGACGTGAGCCGCTACGGCACGGAGTTCCTGTTCGACGACGTCATCACCGCCATCGCGCAGGACGACGACGGTGTCGAGGTCCGCTTCCGGCACGAACGCCCGCGCCGCTTCGGCCTGGTGATCGGCGCGGACGGCCTGCACTCGGGGGTGCGCCGACTGGTCTTCGGGCCGGAGTCCTCCCACCTGCGTTTCCTCGGCAGCTATCTCGCGATCTTCAGCGTGGACAACTTCCTCGCGCTGGATCACTGGCAGACCTTCCACATGACCCCCCAGGAGCTGGTCGGCGTCTACAGCACGCGCGACAACACCGAGGCGAGGGCGATCCTTCTGTTCCACTCCCCCGAGCTGGACATCGACCACCGCGATCCCGTCCGCCACAGGGCCCTGGTGGCCGACCGGTTCGCCGGGGTCGGCTGGGAGACGCCCCGGCTCCTGGAACGCATGGGCAGCGCGCCGGACTTCTACTTCGACTCGATGAGCCAAGTCCGCCTCGACCACTGGTCCAAGGGGCGGGTCACCCTGGTGGGCGACGCGGGCTACTGCCCCTCGCCCCGCTCGGGCCAGGGCACCAGTCTCGCGCTTGCAGGCGCCTACGTACTGGCGGGTGAGCTCGGCAACAGGCCCCACGACCATCGCGGCGCCTTCGCCCGCTACGAGCTCCTGACCCGCGACTACGTCCACCGCAACCAGCGGCTCGCCCAGAACAGGTCGGGCGACAGCAGGCCCTCCCCCGTCGAGCTCGCCCGCGCGGCCAACTCCCTGACGCTTCCCGCCTACCCCTGCCGGGGCTGA
- a CDS encoding CobW family GTP-binding protein: MNNPGRQIPVIVLAGFLGSGKTTLLNHLLRASRGTRIGAIVNDFGSIEIDAMTVAGRLGDSTVSLGGGCLCCAVDSSELDRYLDKLTRPAARLDVIVIEASGLAEPQELLKMLLASENPRIVYGGLVEVVDAAEYEATREHHPEIERHVAIADLVVLNKTDRVDAGDLARLRASLPEAAAVVESAYGRVDPELFFDRRPVTERVGQLAFDDLLDDVLDDLPGGEEPGRSCGHDPHGPGCPGHGGHLHAGYTSVAFTSQVPLDPRRLMAFLDTRPEGLYRVKGFIDFGAADPRNRYSLHAVGRFLRFYPEPWTPGQERRTDLVLIGAGIDAPALDQHLAGCVSDDPGAVPAEHAMWGVLRYVPEPEPVPEPEAEAEPESGIEAPEEWEEAGEIGELPGPLG, translated from the coding sequence GTGAACAACCCCGGCCGGCAGATCCCCGTCATCGTCCTCGCGGGCTTCCTCGGCTCGGGCAAGACCACCCTGCTCAACCATCTGCTCAGGGCCTCACGCGGCACCCGTATCGGCGCCATCGTCAATGACTTCGGATCCATCGAGATCGATGCCATGACGGTGGCGGGCCGGCTCGGCGACTCCACCGTCTCACTCGGAGGCGGCTGTCTGTGCTGCGCCGTGGACAGCAGCGAACTCGACCGCTACCTCGACAAGCTCACCCGTCCCGCCGCTCGCCTCGACGTCATCGTCATCGAGGCGAGCGGTCTGGCCGAACCGCAGGAGCTCCTCAAGATGCTGCTCGCCAGCGAGAACCCGCGCATCGTTTATGGGGGCCTGGTCGAGGTCGTCGACGCGGCGGAGTACGAGGCGACGCGCGAGCACCACCCCGAGATCGAGCGGCACGTGGCCATCGCCGACCTCGTCGTGCTCAACAAGACGGACCGGGTGGACGCCGGTGACCTGGCCCGGCTGCGGGCCTCGCTGCCCGAGGCGGCCGCCGTGGTCGAGTCCGCGTACGGCCGCGTCGACCCGGAGCTCTTCTTCGACCGCAGGCCCGTCACGGAACGGGTCGGGCAGCTGGCCTTCGACGACCTGCTCGACGACGTGCTCGACGACCTGCCCGGTGGCGAGGAGCCCGGCCGCTCCTGCGGGCACGACCCGCATGGGCCCGGCTGCCCGGGCCATGGCGGGCACCTGCACGCCGGGTACACGTCTGTCGCCTTCACCTCGCAGGTGCCCCTCGACCCGCGCCGCCTCATGGCCTTCCTGGACACCCGGCCCGAAGGCCTCTACCGCGTCAAGGGGTTCATCGACTTCGGCGCCGCCGATCCCCGCAACCGCTACAGCCTGCACGCGGTCGGCCGGTTCCTGCGCTTCTACCCCGAGCCGTGGACGCCCGGCCAGGAGCGCCGCACCGACCTCGTCCTGATCGGCGCCGGCATCGACGCGCCCGCCCTGGACCAGCACCTCGCCGGCTGCGTGAGCGACGACCCGGGCGCCGTCCCCGCCGAACACGCGATGTGGGGCGTGTTGCGTTACGTACCCGAGCCCGAGCCCGTACCCGAGCCCGAGGCGGAGGCCGAGCCCGAGTCCGGCATCGAGGCCCCAGAGGAGTGGGAAGAGGCCGGGGAGATCGGTGAACTCCCCGGCCCCCTGGGCTAG